Proteins encoded together in one Janthinobacterium tructae window:
- a CDS encoding multidrug effflux MFS transporter: protein MFPIPPASVPPDPVTPVPPPTPSHMAPLSRSALAMLLAGLSMLGPLSIDTYLPAFGAIQGSLQASPLEVQQSLTFYMLAFAGMVLWHGAISDTFGRRNVVLVSLLMFAIGSLGCASAHTVHYLWFFRILQGVSAGAGVVISRAIIRDLYADAAAARLLSLVTMIFSIAPAVAPILGGWIVIWFDWRSIFLFLAFYTVVLLAFCYWRLPETLPMEKRQPFNPRFLASSYGQILRSPLFHIKAGIVALNFAGLFLFITAAPEMLPKQLGLGPSQFAWLFIPCVSGIFMGALAANRIAGKVTFARQIGIGFAFLLCAASVNVVYHLFLPPSLPWSVLPLFFYTFGMSLVGPGATLLALDLFPHIRGTVASCQSFASTLLGAVVAGVISPLLSGSVLWLASGQLAFTALALALWLISRRFRQRLLGSFKA from the coding sequence ATGTTTCCCATCCCTCCGGCGAGTGTGCCGCCCGACCCGGTCACGCCCGTTCCGCCTCCCACCCCGAGCCACATGGCGCCGCTGAGCCGCAGTGCGCTGGCCATGCTGCTGGCGGGCCTGTCGATGCTGGGGCCTTTGTCGATCGACACCTATCTGCCCGCCTTTGGCGCGATCCAGGGTTCGCTGCAGGCGTCGCCGCTGGAAGTGCAGCAGTCGCTGACGTTCTACATGCTGGCCTTTGCCGGCATGGTGCTGTGGCATGGCGCGATCTCGGACACCTTTGGGCGGCGCAACGTGGTGCTGGTATCGCTGCTGATGTTTGCCATCGGCTCGCTCGGCTGCGCTTCGGCGCACACGGTGCATTATTTATGGTTCTTCCGCATCCTGCAGGGTGTCTCGGCCGGTGCCGGCGTGGTGATCAGCCGCGCCATCATCCGCGACCTGTATGCCGATGCGGCGGCGGCGCGTTTGCTGTCGCTGGTGACGATGATCTTTTCCATCGCCCCGGCAGTGGCGCCCATCCTCGGCGGCTGGATCGTCATCTGGTTCGACTGGCGCTCGATCTTCCTGTTCCTCGCCTTTTACACGGTGGTGCTGCTGGCGTTCTGCTACTGGCGCCTGCCTGAAACCCTGCCGATGGAAAAGCGCCAGCCCTTCAATCCCCGTTTCCTGGCGTCGAGCTATGGCCAGATCCTGCGCTCGCCCCTGTTCCACATCAAGGCCGGCATCGTCGCCCTCAATTTCGCGGGCCTGTTCCTGTTCATCACGGCCGCGCCGGAAATGCTGCCTAAGCAGCTGGGCCTGGGTCCATCGCAATTCGCCTGGCTGTTCATTCCCTGCGTGAGCGGGATTTTCATGGGCGCCCTGGCGGCCAACCGCATCGCCGGCAAGGTCACGTTCGCGCGCCAGATCGGCATCGGCTTTGCTTTCCTTCTGTGCGCTGCGAGCGTCAATGTCGTGTACCACCTGTTCCTGCCGCCATCGCTGCCCTGGTCGGTGCTGCCGCTGTTCTTCTACACCTTCGGCATGTCGCTGGTGGGGCCGGGCGCGACCCTGCTGGCGCTGGACCTGTTCCCGCATATCCGCGGCACGGTCGCCTCGTGCCAGTCGTTCGCCAGCACCTTGCTCGGTGCCGTGGTGGCCGGCGTGATCTCGCCGCTGCTGTCCGGTTCCGTGCTGTGGCTGGCCTCGGGCCAGCTGGCATTTACAGCCCTGGCGCTGGCGCTGTGGCTGATCTCGCGGCGCTTCCGCCAGCGTTTGCTGGGTTCCTTCAAGGCATAA
- a CDS encoding 2-hydroxychromene-2-carboxylate isomerase: protein MSASQNKVVQYFFAPHSPWTYLGHARLMAIAAKTGAQIDVRPFDLGKVFSVSGGLPLAKRAPQRQAYRLAELARWSAFLQVPLTLQPKFFPVSPEASAKLIIATRLAHGVEASLNLAHAIMRGLWAEERNIGDEETLVQIAVDAGFEGRQLLKTSETASVQAEYDANTDAATAASVFGSPWYIVDGEGFWGQDRLDFVERALETL, encoded by the coding sequence ATGAGTGCAAGCCAGAACAAAGTCGTGCAGTATTTCTTCGCGCCTCACTCGCCATGGACCTACCTGGGTCACGCGCGCCTGATGGCCATCGCCGCAAAGACGGGCGCACAGATCGACGTGCGCCCTTTCGACCTGGGCAAGGTTTTCAGCGTGTCGGGCGGCCTGCCGCTGGCCAAGCGCGCACCGCAGCGCCAGGCGTATCGCCTGGCCGAACTGGCGCGCTGGTCGGCCTTTTTGCAAGTGCCATTGACCTTGCAGCCAAAGTTCTTCCCCGTGTCGCCGGAAGCCTCGGCCAAGCTGATCATCGCCACGCGCCTGGCGCACGGCGTGGAAGCCTCGCTGAACCTGGCGCACGCCATCATGCGCGGCCTGTGGGCCGAAGAGCGCAATATCGGCGATGAAGAGACACTGGTGCAGATCGCCGTCGATGCGGGCTTCGAAGGCCGCCAGTTGCTGAAAACGTCGGAAACGGCCAGTGTGCAGGCCGAATACGATGCCAATACGGATGCGGCAACGGCCGCCAGCGTCTTCGGCTCGCCGTGGTACATCGTCGATGGTGAAGGGTTCTGGGGCCAGGACCGCCTCGATTTTGTCGAGCGCGCGCTGGAGACGTTGTAG
- a CDS encoding THUMP domain-containing class I SAM-dependent RNA methyltransferase — MEAALAEELGEIAQDSSTMKVHNQVPGGVHCSGDLLDSYRINLHSRIASRVLMRMAHSGYKTENDIYDLTLAQAWEDWFGVHHTIRVDVTAVKSPLRSLEFTTLKIKDAICDRFRDQFNERPSVNTKTPDMRIVGFLDAHTFTVYLDTSGEALFKRGWREETGDAPLRENLAAGLLRVSGWKPGMVLFDPMCGSGTILAEAAQMLQGIPPGATRQFAFENFHDFDPAPWNAMKNAIKVNPLPAEPTIFGSDISGDMVAMTRHNLRCAGVRFDVPLKQIEAQEVKPPSDVPGIMLTNPPYGERIGVRGDSTIPEDELSTSFYSAMGTTLKQRFAGWTVFLFTADLGLPKLLRLKEARKTPFFNGALECRLFRFDMVAGYNRREEAKPKNI, encoded by the coding sequence ATGGAAGCGGCGCTGGCCGAGGAACTGGGCGAGATCGCCCAGGATAGTTCGACCATGAAGGTCCACAACCAGGTACCGGGCGGCGTACATTGCTCGGGCGACCTGCTGGACTCCTACCGCATCAATCTGCATTCGCGCATCGCTTCGCGCGTGCTGATGCGCATGGCCCATTCCGGCTACAAGACGGAAAACGATATCTATGACCTGACACTGGCGCAAGCCTGGGAAGACTGGTTCGGCGTGCACCACACGATTCGCGTCGACGTCACGGCCGTGAAGTCGCCGCTGCGCAGCCTGGAATTCACGACATTGAAAATCAAGGATGCGATCTGCGACCGCTTCCGCGACCAGTTCAACGAGCGCCCATCGGTCAACACCAAGACGCCGGACATGCGCATCGTCGGCTTCCTCGACGCGCACACATTTACCGTCTACCTCGACACTTCGGGCGAAGCCCTGTTCAAGCGCGGCTGGCGCGAAGAGACGGGCGACGCGCCGCTGCGCGAAAACCTGGCCGCCGGTCTGCTGCGCGTGTCGGGCTGGAAGCCGGGCATGGTGCTGTTCGACCCGATGTGCGGTTCCGGCACCATCCTGGCCGAAGCGGCGCAGATGTTGCAGGGTATTCCACCTGGTGCCACGCGCCAGTTCGCCTTTGAAAATTTCCACGACTTCGATCCGGCGCCGTGGAATGCCATGAAAAACGCCATCAAGGTCAATCCGCTGCCAGCCGAACCGACCATTTTCGGCAGCGACATCTCGGGCGATATGGTGGCCATGACACGCCATAACCTGCGTTGCGCTGGCGTGCGTTTCGACGTGCCCTTGAAACAGATCGAGGCGCAGGAAGTCAAGCCGCCAAGCGACGTGCCGGGCATCATGCTGACCAATCCGCCGTACGGCGAGCGTATCGGCGTGCGCGGCGACAGCACCATCCCGGAAGATGAATTGTCGACCTCCTTCTATTCGGCCATGGGCACAACCCTGAAGCAGCGCTTCGCCGGGTGGACCGTGTTCCTCTTCACGGCCGACCTGGGCTTGCCCAAGCTGCTGCGGTTGAAGGAAGCGCGCAAGACGCCTTTCTTCAACGGCGCGCTGGAATGCCGTCTGTTCCGCTTTGATATGGTGGCAGGTTACAACCGCCGCGAAGAAGCAAAACCTAAAAATATCTGA
- a CDS encoding CopD family protein produces MLFLWTKAFHIIFVMSWFAGLFYLPRIFVNLAMETETVATERLLLMARKLYRFMSLLALPAMVLGLALMWMLYGGGEGRVKIPGWMHAKLTFVVLLLGYHHACGAILRKFEKGLNKRSHTWFRWFNEVPVVMLLAVVVLVVVKPF; encoded by the coding sequence ATGCTCTTTCTCTGGACCAAAGCCTTCCATATCATCTTCGTCATGTCCTGGTTTGCCGGCCTGTTTTATTTGCCGCGTATTTTCGTGAACCTGGCGATGGAGACGGAAACGGTGGCCACCGAGCGACTGTTGCTGATGGCGCGCAAGCTGTACCGCTTCATGTCCCTGCTGGCGCTGCCGGCGATGGTGCTGGGACTGGCCTTGATGTGGATGTTGTACGGTGGGGGCGAAGGCCGCGTGAAGATACCGGGCTGGATGCACGCCAAGCTGACGTTCGTGGTGCTGCTGCTCGGCTACCATCACGCCTGCGGTGCCATTCTGCGCAAGTTTGAAAAAGGTCTCAACAAGCGCAGCCACACCTGGTTCCGCTGGTTTAATGAAGTGCCGGTGGTGATGCTGCTGGCCGTCGTGGTGCTGGTCGTGGTCAAGCCTTTCTAA
- a CDS encoding SEL1-like repeat protein — protein MPPAAPRSTAAHYTAAHYTADYLRLKGLAEKGNAHAQHGLGFMYFNGQGIEQSYALALHWYGLAAAQGLEHAQYNLGVMCQKGQGVAQDFVQAAHWYQQAAEQGYAAAQYNLGWLYAKGQGLAQDSGQAMLWFSRAAEQGDAGAQNNLGMMYDNGKGVPQDFVQAINWYRKAAEQGYARAQFNLGLRYDNGQGVRQDRQQATAWMRKAAEQGYAPAQFNLALRYENGDVLPQDSRQAISWYRRAAEQGHASSQFNLGLIYDNGQGVPCDKQAALAWYVKAAGQGHAAAQHNLGLHHEHGAQDYTRAQVFYRQAAGQGFPAAQYQLGLLYEHGQGMPADAQEAIFWYRKAADQGHVRAQFDLGLRYEHGQGVPQDLSLALEWYRRAAEQDYAPAQYMQGVLHDRDDGPAPDSQQACACYCRAAAQGHSLAQFALGLRHDNGQDVPQDYAAAWDWYALAARQGHARAQMNLGLMAASGQGGPLDLQQAYIWLSMAAAAGVAGAEKSLRQTAARMRETDLARVREHLAAIAG, from the coding sequence ATGCCGCCTGCCGCTCCCCGCTCCACGGCTGCTCATTATACTGCTGCTCATTACACAGCTGATTACCTGCGCCTGAAAGGGCTGGCCGAGAAGGGCAATGCGCATGCGCAGCACGGCCTGGGCTTCATGTATTTCAACGGCCAGGGTATCGAGCAAAGCTATGCGCTGGCGCTGCACTGGTATGGCCTGGCTGCCGCGCAGGGACTCGAGCACGCGCAATACAACCTGGGCGTGATGTGCCAGAAGGGACAGGGCGTGGCGCAGGATTTTGTGCAGGCCGCGCACTGGTACCAGCAGGCGGCCGAGCAGGGTTACGCGGCGGCGCAGTACAACCTGGGCTGGCTGTATGCCAAGGGCCAGGGACTGGCGCAAGATAGCGGGCAAGCCATGCTGTGGTTCAGCCGCGCGGCCGAGCAGGGCGACGCGGGCGCGCAAAACAATCTGGGCATGATGTATGACAATGGCAAGGGCGTGCCGCAGGATTTCGTGCAAGCCATCAATTGGTATCGCAAGGCGGCCGAACAGGGTTATGCGCGCGCGCAGTTCAACCTGGGCCTGCGCTACGACAATGGCCAGGGCGTGCGGCAGGACCGCCAGCAGGCGACTGCCTGGATGCGCAAGGCGGCCGAGCAGGGCTATGCGCCGGCCCAGTTCAACCTGGCGCTGCGCTATGAAAACGGCGACGTGCTGCCGCAGGACAGCAGGCAGGCGATCAGCTGGTACCGGCGCGCGGCCGAGCAGGGCCACGCCAGTTCGCAGTTCAACCTGGGCCTGATCTACGACAATGGCCAGGGCGTGCCCTGCGATAAACAGGCGGCGCTGGCGTGGTACGTGAAGGCGGCAGGGCAGGGCCACGCGGCGGCCCAGCACAACCTGGGCCTGCACCATGAACATGGCGCGCAGGACTATACCCGCGCGCAGGTGTTCTACCGCCAGGCGGCCGGGCAGGGTTTTCCTGCCGCGCAGTATCAGCTGGGACTCCTGTATGAGCATGGACAGGGCATGCCTGCCGATGCGCAGGAAGCCATCTTCTGGTACCGCAAGGCGGCCGACCAGGGACATGTGCGGGCGCAATTCGACCTTGGCCTGCGCTATGAACATGGCCAGGGCGTACCGCAGGATCTGTCGCTGGCGCTGGAGTGGTACCGCCGCGCCGCCGAGCAGGACTACGCGCCGGCGCAATACATGCAGGGCGTCTTGCACGACCGCGACGATGGCCCGGCGCCCGACAGCCAGCAGGCCTGCGCCTGTTACTGCCGCGCCGCCGCGCAGGGCCACAGCCTGGCCCAGTTTGCGCTGGGCCTGCGGCACGACAATGGTCAGGATGTGCCGCAGGATTATGCTGCCGCCTGGGACTGGTACGCGCTGGCCGCGCGCCAGGGCCATGCACGGGCACAAATGAACCTGGGCTTGATGGCGGCCAGCGGCCAGGGCGGCCCGCTCGATTTGCAGCAGGCGTATATCTGGCTGTCGATGGCCGCCGCCGCCGGCGTGGCCGGTGCGGAAAAATCCTTGCGCCAGACAGCGGCGCGCATGCGCGAGACAGATCTGGCGCGGGTGCGCGAACATCTGGCGGCGATAGCCGGCTGA
- a CDS encoding HDOD domain-containing protein, which yields MQQSDQDIRNRLLIARLPAMPQILIKLIAHLQADDAGMPELAALIAKDAGMSSKILGVANSSAYHRQGKVVSLEQSLVSLGTDMIKTLVISESVFQTFNSFPHSGSTDLRAFWKSSLSVAVMARALAKAMAYPHVEEAYLAGLLHNVGRLALLATAPKEYAFNFTARDDAALCAVEQRTLQITHAEAGAWLIERWQLDSFLADSVLYHHEPLARLEASHPLIRIVRLAHLLCCHADDVESITQAAQFCALELEVLENLAGSVARQVEQTAQHLGIDLAGADDIATPPAYAPPSVDPVQQRLSDEVRNMVLVSEVGQTFARQQGESSLLEAITRSARILFDFDTAIILLQNPTGHALVGVAAGEHQQRLAGFSIPLAKGGPLAAAALEGKQAFLKRDMPALGIVEEQMFRILGTDSLVCVPLVAGQRSLGVLIGGVAAWQIAACQKREGFLRAYANQAAMALETAVNARGLARRQLDHVTEEYRAASRRVVHEVNNPLSIIKNYLSVLDHKLEKQQPVSSEMAILNEEIDRVGQLIGGLADLQPVAAGGVTDCARVVDDVLRLFRATDFLPPKIEVVTRMQDAPCEVEADADMLKQILLNLLKNAVEALPDGGRIEVANRGHVNRDRRLYLELCVSDNGAGLSAEVLANLFSPVRSNKEGAHHGLGLSIVHDLVTRLHGVIGCRSSKSGTSFEILLPIPLPASAAAALPAPGNTALSS from the coding sequence ATGCAACAATCTGATCAAGATATTCGCAATCGCCTGCTGATTGCCCGCCTGCCGGCCATGCCGCAGATTCTCATCAAACTGATCGCCCACCTGCAGGCCGACGATGCTGGCATGCCGGAGCTGGCCGCCCTGATCGCCAAGGATGCGGGCATGAGCAGCAAGATCCTCGGCGTGGCCAACAGCTCGGCCTACCATCGCCAGGGCAAGGTCGTCAGTCTGGAACAGTCGCTCGTGTCCCTGGGCACGGACATGATCAAGACCCTGGTCATCAGCGAATCCGTCTTCCAGACCTTCAACAGCTTTCCCCATTCCGGCAGCACGGATTTGCGCGCCTTCTGGAAAAGCTCGCTGTCGGTCGCCGTCATGGCGCGCGCGCTGGCCAAGGCCATGGCCTATCCGCACGTCGAGGAAGCGTACCTGGCGGGATTGCTGCACAACGTGGGCCGCCTGGCCTTGCTGGCCACGGCGCCGAAGGAATACGCGTTCAATTTCACGGCGCGCGACGATGCCGCCCTGTGCGCGGTGGAACAGCGCACCCTGCAGATCACGCATGCCGAAGCGGGCGCCTGGCTGATCGAGCGCTGGCAGCTCGATTCCTTCCTGGCCGACAGCGTGCTGTATCACCATGAACCGCTGGCGCGCCTGGAGGCCAGTCATCCCTTGATTCGCATCGTGCGCCTGGCGCACCTGCTGTGCTGCCATGCCGACGATGTGGAATCGATTACGCAGGCGGCGCAATTTTGCGCGCTGGAGCTGGAGGTACTGGAAAACCTGGCCGGCAGCGTCGCGCGCCAGGTGGAGCAGACGGCGCAGCACCTGGGCATCGACCTGGCCGGCGCGGACGATATCGCCACCCCGCCCGCGTATGCGCCGCCATCCGTCGATCCGGTGCAGCAGCGCCTGTCCGACGAAGTGCGCAACATGGTGCTGGTATCCGAAGTGGGCCAGACCTTTGCCCGGCAGCAGGGCGAGAGCAGCCTTTTGGAGGCCATCACGCGCTCGGCGCGCATCCTGTTCGATTTCGACACCGCCATCATCCTGCTGCAAAACCCCACCGGCCATGCGCTGGTGGGGGTGGCGGCGGGTGAACATCAGCAGCGCCTGGCCGGCTTCTCGATCCCGCTGGCCAAGGGCGGGCCCCTGGCCGCCGCGGCGCTGGAGGGCAAGCAGGCGTTCTTGAAACGCGACATGCCGGCGCTGGGCATCGTCGAGGAGCAGATGTTCCGCATTCTTGGTACCGATAGCCTGGTCTGCGTGCCTTTGGTGGCGGGCCAGCGCAGCCTTGGGGTGCTGATCGGCGGCGTGGCGGCGTGGCAGATTGCCGCTTGCCAGAAGCGCGAGGGTTTCCTGCGCGCGTATGCCAACCAGGCCGCCATGGCGCTGGAAACGGCCGTCAATGCGCGCGGGCTGGCACGGCGCCAGCTCGATCACGTGACCGAGGAATACCGCGCCGCCTCGCGCCGCGTCGTGCATGAAGTGAATAACCCGCTATCCATCATCAAGAACTATCTGAGCGTGCTCGATCACAAGCTGGAGAAACAGCAGCCGGTCAGCAGCGAGATGGCTATCCTGAACGAAGAGATCGACAGGGTCGGGCAGTTGATCGGCGGCCTGGCCGATTTGCAGCCGGTGGCGGCCGGTGGCGTGACCGATTGCGCGCGCGTGGTCGACGATGTGCTGCGATTGTTCCGCGCCACCGACTTCCTGCCACCGAAGATCGAGGTGGTCACGCGCATGCAGGACGCGCCATGCGAGGTGGAGGCCGATGCCGACATGCTCAAGCAAATCCTGCTCAACCTGCTGAAAAATGCCGTCGAAGCCCTGCCCGATGGCGGGCGCATCGAAGTGGCGAACCGTGGCCACGTCAACCGCGACCGCCGCCTGTATCTGGAACTGTGCGTCAGCGATAATGGCGCCGGTTTGTCCGCCGAGGTGCTGGCGAATCTGTTCTCGCCCGTGCGCAGCAACAAGGAAGGGGCGCATCACGGCCTGGGCTTGTCCATCGTACATGACCTGGTCACGCGCCTGCATGGCGTGATCGGCTGCCGCAGCAGCAAGTCCGGCACCTCGTTTGAAATTCTGCTGCCCATTCCCTTGCCAGCGAGCGCTGCAGCCGCGCTGCCCGCGCCCGGCAATACCGCCCTGTCTTCGTAA
- a CDS encoding glutamate-5-semialdehyde dehydrogenase, whose translation MDITEYMQDVGTRARAASRAMARADSATRNRALTLIAAAIVRDADLLRAANQRDLDAAAAAGLAPAMLDRLTLSDAAIATMVEGLTQIVALADPIGEISNMKFRPTGIQVGQMRVPLGVIGIIYEARPNVTVDAAGLCIKSGNATILRGGSEAIHCNRALAKLVAEGLLGAGLPADAVQVIDTTDRAAVGALITMPQFVDVIVPRGGKGLIARLMAEATVPMIKHLDGICHVYIDAKADIRKAIDIGFNAKCHRYGTCNTMETLLVSRAIAATVLPQLAELYLTKQVELRADPESHAILAAAAYPHLVPATEEDWSTEYLAAILSIRVVDGIDEAMDHINRYSSKHTESIITEDYSDALRFLREVDSASVMVNASTRFADGFEYGLGAEIGISNDKLHARGPVGLEGLTSLKYVVFGHGEVRK comes from the coding sequence ATGGACATCACAGAATATATGCAGGACGTGGGCACGCGCGCGCGCGCCGCTTCGCGCGCCATGGCGCGTGCCGACAGCGCCACGCGCAACCGTGCCTTGACCCTGATCGCCGCCGCCATCGTGCGCGACGCCGACCTGCTGCGCGCGGCCAACCAGCGCGACCTCGATGCGGCTGCTGCTGCCGGCCTGGCCCCGGCCATGCTGGACCGTCTGACCCTGTCCGACGCCGCCATTGCCACCATGGTCGAAGGCTTGACGCAAATCGTCGCGCTGGCCGACCCGATCGGCGAGATCTCGAACATGAAATTCCGTCCGACGGGCATCCAGGTGGGCCAGATGCGCGTGCCGCTGGGCGTCATCGGCATCATCTATGAAGCGCGTCCGAACGTGACGGTGGACGCGGCCGGCCTGTGCATCAAGAGCGGCAACGCGACGATTTTGCGCGGCGGCTCGGAAGCGATTCATTGCAACCGCGCGCTGGCCAAGCTGGTGGCCGAGGGCTTGCTGGGAGCAGGTCTGCCGGCCGATGCCGTGCAAGTGATCGACACCACCGACCGTGCAGCCGTCGGCGCCCTCATCACCATGCCGCAATTCGTCGACGTCATCGTGCCGCGTGGCGGCAAGGGATTGATCGCGCGCCTGATGGCCGAGGCCACCGTGCCGATGATCAAGCACCTCGATGGCATCTGCCATGTGTATATCGACGCCAAGGCCGATATCAGGAAGGCGATCGATATCGGCTTCAACGCGAAGTGCCACCGCTACGGCACCTGCAACACCATGGAAACCCTGCTGGTGTCGCGCGCCATTGCCGCAACCGTGCTGCCGCAGCTGGCCGAACTGTACCTGACCAAGCAGGTCGAACTGCGTGCCGATCCGGAAAGCCATGCGATCCTGGCCGCCGCCGCTTATCCGCACCTGGTGCCCGCCACCGAGGAAGACTGGTCCACCGAGTACCTGGCGGCGATCCTGTCGATCAGGGTCGTCGACGGTATCGATGAAGCGATGGACCACATCAACCGGTATTCGTCCAAGCACACGGAGTCCATCATTACGGAAGACTACAGCGATGCGCTGCGCTTCCTGCGCGAGGTCGATTCCGCCTCGGTGATGGTGAACGCGTCGACGCGTTTTGCCGATGGCTTCGAGTATGGCCTGGGCGCCGAGATCGGTATCTCGAACGACAAGCTGCACGCGCGTGGCCCGGTGGGACTGGAAGGCCTGACATCGCTCAAGTACGTGGTCTTTGGTCACGGCGAAGTCCGTAAATAG
- a CDS encoding EAL domain-containing response regulator, producing the protein MNSSAIPFDLENSPRILLVDDEPRLLASLHELLKDRGYQLYTATCGSEALAQLSKLRFDLILLDLRLPDMSGHEIMDHINRRGIEGDVIVMSGDVGIEAAIGALKRGAYDYLRKPYSREELLKTVENALQKRKLALENERIALQLENSEKMYRYLVDSSPDIIYTLNHEGRITFINDRVHQLLGFNREELIGSHYSILVHDEDQERARYAFNERRLDERASRNVELRLKCHSGSGSDRTFNNTLMTIPLNSIGMHGLDHDARKQEYFGTYGVARDITDRKRAEEVISYQAYHDILTDLPNRMLFKDRLGLAVIQARRKLTELAVMFIDLDRFKLVNDTLGHVKGDELLQQVALRLKDCLRRGDTLARQGGDEFTIVLPELRDRQDARLIADKFLECLHQPFDLDGNQVHISASIGIAIYPGDGETIDELLRHADIAMYQVKALGKNGHSFYHESMLDVSHQKIALEQSLRKALELNQLEMYYQPQVDVMTGRIVGAEGLMRWNHPQRGLLTAGEFLPFAEENGLMLPISDWMLGALCRDLVQWNAAGGEAVRLSLNLSPQYLDRGDFFEKMRGALTRYGIAPEKIEVEITENICIRNPQYAIEQLNKLCQLGVSVAIDDFGTGYSSLSYLHRFPIHTIKIDQSFVKEIHDEHGHYPVILAIISIARGLGLHLIAEGVETEGQARYLQDKGCTTMQGYLYHRPISLGSFIGVLQEQNRLIVDAAPALSQTLAIEA; encoded by the coding sequence ATGAACTCCTCCGCCATTCCATTTGACCTGGAAAACAGCCCGCGCATTCTGCTGGTCGATGACGAGCCCCGCCTGCTCGCTTCCCTGCACGAATTGCTGAAGGACCGCGGCTACCAGCTGTACACGGCCACCTGCGGCAGCGAGGCGCTGGCGCAGTTGTCGAAACTGCGCTTCGACCTGATCCTGCTCGATTTGCGCCTGCCCGACATGAGCGGCCATGAAATCATGGACCACATCAACCGGCGCGGCATCGAGGGCGACGTGATCGTCATGAGCGGCGACGTCGGCATCGAGGCGGCCATCGGTGCCCTGAAGCGCGGCGCATACGATTATCTGCGCAAACCTTACAGTCGCGAGGAGCTGCTCAAGACGGTGGAGAACGCGCTGCAAAAGCGCAAGCTGGCGCTGGAAAACGAGCGCATCGCGCTGCAGCTGGAAAACTCGGAAAAGATGTACCGCTACCTGGTCGACAGCTCGCCCGATATCATCTATACCCTGAACCACGAAGGCCGCATCACCTTCATCAACGATCGGGTGCACCAGTTGCTGGGCTTTAACCGCGAAGAGCTGATCGGCAGCCATTATTCGATCCTCGTGCACGACGAAGACCAGGAGCGGGCGCGCTATGCCTTCAATGAGCGCCGCCTCGACGAGCGCGCCTCGCGCAATGTGGAACTGCGCCTGAAGTGCCATAGCGGCAGTGGCAGCGACCGTACCTTCAACAACACGCTGATGACGATTCCGCTCAATTCGATCGGCATGCACGGCCTCGATCACGACGCCAGGAAGCAGGAATATTTCGGCACGTATGGCGTGGCGCGCGACATCACCGACCGCAAACGGGCCGAGGAAGTCATCTCCTACCAGGCTTACCACGACATCCTGACGGACTTGCCGAACCGCATGCTGTTCAAGGACCGCCTGGGCCTGGCCGTGATCCAGGCGCGGCGCAAGCTGACGGAGCTGGCCGTGATGTTCATCGACCTCGATCGTTTTAAACTGGTCAACGATACCCTGGGCCACGTGAAGGGTGACGAGTTGCTGCAGCAGGTGGCGCTGCGCCTGAAGGATTGTTTGCGCCGCGGCGATACGCTGGCGCGCCAGGGCGGCGATGAATTCACCATCGTGCTGCCGGAACTGCGCGACCGCCAGGATGCGCGCCTGATCGCCGACAAATTCCTCGAATGCCTGCACCAGCCCTTCGACCTCGATGGCAACCAGGTGCATATTTCGGCCTCCATCGGCATCGCCATCTATCCGGGTGACGGCGAGACCATCGACGAGCTGCTGCGCCATGCCGACATCGCCATGTACCAGGTCAAGGCGCTGGGCAAGAACGGCCACAGTTTTTATCACGAGTCCATGCTCGATGTGTCGCACCAGAAGATCGCGCTCGAGCAGAGCCTGCGCAAGGCGCTGGAGCTGAACCAGCTGGAGATGTATTACCAGCCGCAGGTGGACGTGATGACGGGCCGCATCGTCGGCGCCGAAGGCCTGATGCGCTGGAACCACCCGCAGCGGGGCTTGCTGACGGCCGGCGAATTCCTGCCGTTTGCCGAGGAAAACGGCTTGATGCTGCCGATCTCGGACTGGATGCTGGGCGCCCTGTGCCGCGACCTGGTGCAGTGGAACGCGGCCGGCGGCGAAGCCGTGCGCCTGTCGCTGAATCTGTCGCCGCAATACCTGGACCGGGGCGACTTTTTCGAAAAGATGCGCGGCGCGCTGACGCGCTATGGCATCGCGCCGGAAAAGATCGAAGTGGAAATCACGGAAAACATCTGCATCCGCAATCCGCAATATGCGATCGAGCAGTTGAACAAGCTGTGCCAGCTGGGCGTCTCGGTCGCCATCGACGATTTCGGTACCGGCTATTCCTCGCTGTCGTACCTGCACCGCTTCCCCATCCACACCATCAAGATCGACCAGTCGTTTGTGAAGGAAATCCACGACGAGCACGGACACTATCCCGTGATCCTGGCCATCATCTCGATTGCGCGCGGGCTGGGCCTGCACCTGATCGCCGAAGGCGTGGAAACAGAAGGCCAGGCGCGCTATCTGCAGGACAAGGGTTGCACCACGATGCAGGGCTATCTGTACCACCGGCCCATTTCGCTGGGCAGCTTCATCGGCGTGCTGCAGGAGCAGAACCGCCTGATCGTCGATGCCGCCCCCGCGCTGTCGCAGACGCTGGCCATCGAGGCCTGA